A single Lactuca sativa cultivar Salinas chromosome 8, Lsat_Salinas_v11, whole genome shotgun sequence DNA region contains:
- the LOC111910983 gene encoding GDSL esterase/lipase LTL1, with translation MSFITHATILVFVFPYLVFATKISTDVNAPKAFFVFGDSLVDNGNNNFLITSARADSPPYGIDYPSHRPTGRFSNGKNIPDIIGEHIGVDPLLPYLDPNLTGKKLLNGANFASAGIGILNDTGIQFVNIIRMPYQLALFERYQERVAALIGTEKTKKLVNEAIVLITCGGNDFVNNYYLVPNSFRSLQYNLPDYVRLLVTEYQKILMRLYELGARKVLVTATGPLGCAPSIIALRSQKGECAKELQQAANLFNPQVTTMISLLNKKLGKDIFISVEAHHIYLDFINKPKTFGFEVVNKACCGQGPYNGLGLCTAFSNLCPNRNAYVYWDGYHPSERASRLIVQEIFNGSKYVNPMNLSTLIAMDSIKV, from the exons ATGTCTTTTATAACACACGCTACCATTCTTGTTTTTGTTTTCCCTTATCTCGTTTTTGCAACCAAAATTAGCACCGATGTTAATGCTCCTAAGGCATTCTTTGTATTTGGTGACTCGTTGGTAGACAATGGAAACAACAATTTCTTGATCACATCTGCACGGGCTGATTCACCTCCTTATGGGATTGATTATCCCTCTCATCGTCCAACTGGCCGTTTCTCTAATGGCAAAAACATCCCTGATATTATAG GAGAACATATCGGGGTGGATCCGCTATTACCGTACTTGGATCCAAATCTCACCGGCAAAAAGTTGCTTAACGGTGCCAATTTTGCTTCTGCAGGGATTGGAATTCTTAATGATACAGGAATCCAATTT GTGAACATAATTCGGATGCCTTACCAATTGGCTTTGTTTGAAAGATACCAAGAACGTGTAGCTGCTTTAATCGGTACAGAGAAAACCAAAAAGCTTGTTAATGAGGCTATCGTTTTGATCACATGTGGTGGCAACGATTTTGTGAACAACTACTATCTGGTGCCAAATTCATTCCGATCGCTTCAATATAATCTCCCAGATTATGTCCGATTACTTGTCACAGAATACCAAAAGATTTTAATG AGGCTTTACGAATTGGGAGCTCGTAAGGTACTAGTGACAGCGACTGGACCATTGGGTTGTGCACCATCCATAATTGCGTTGCGAAGCCAGAAAGGAGAATGTGCAAAGGAGCTGCAACAGGCTGCGAACCTGTTTAACCCGCAGGTCACGACAATGATCAGTTTACTGAATAAGAAATTGGGGAAGGATATCTTTATCTCTGTTGAAGCACATCATATATACCTCGATTTCATCAACAAACCAAAAACTTTTG GATTTGAGGTGGTGAATAAAGCATGTTGTGGACAAGGACCGTATAATGGGCTCGGTTTGTGCACCGCGTTTTCCAACTTGTGTCCCAACAGGAACGCATATGTGTACTGGGACGGTTACCACCCATCCGAAAGGGCAAGCCGTCTCATTGTGCAAGAAATATTCAACGGTTCCAAATACGTGAACCCCATGAACCTAAGCACCCTTATTGCAATGGACTCAATCAAAGTATAA